A genomic stretch from Pelagicoccus sp. SDUM812003 includes:
- the argJ gene encoding bifunctional glutamate N-acetyltransferase/amino-acid acetyltransferase ArgJ — MPTEITFTQNTAGVTDPKGFFAKGVSADIRRKGNDRLDTGIVFSRKPCSAAGVFTKNRVKAAPVLECVRTLDSGAPIHGIVANSGNANACTGEQGKKDAEAMARQAAAACGVSAGSFLVCSTGRIGELLPMDKISGAIAKAGAAAAAGEPDGESFSNCILTSDTRKKTCTASFEVDGKKVTLAGSAKGAGMIQPNMATMLAFVTTDIAADSATLKSLLSEVVKRTFNAITVDGDMSTNDTVLVLANGESGVSLDGACLESFKEALFRICDALADKIVADGERITKVVELLISGADSEQGAENIARAIGNSLLVKTSWFGNDPNWGRLMDALGYADSEFDPDGIDIHYGDVPALVSSTPIPENKPKWKEIVSQKRFTIRIDLHAGDASYRLRATDLTEGYVDFNKSE; from the coding sequence ATGCCAACTGAAATCACATTCACCCAAAACACTGCAGGAGTAACGGATCCGAAAGGATTCTTCGCGAAGGGAGTCTCCGCCGACATACGCCGCAAGGGTAATGATCGGTTGGATACGGGAATCGTCTTTTCTAGGAAGCCGTGTTCCGCTGCAGGCGTTTTCACGAAGAATCGGGTGAAGGCGGCTCCGGTTCTGGAATGTGTTAGGACGCTCGATTCGGGTGCCCCCATCCATGGCATCGTGGCCAACAGCGGAAACGCCAACGCCTGCACGGGCGAGCAAGGCAAGAAGGACGCCGAGGCGATGGCTCGGCAAGCCGCCGCGGCCTGCGGGGTCTCGGCAGGTAGCTTCCTTGTCTGCTCGACCGGACGCATCGGCGAGTTGCTTCCCATGGACAAGATTTCCGGCGCCATCGCTAAAGCAGGAGCCGCTGCTGCGGCAGGCGAGCCCGACGGCGAGTCCTTTTCCAACTGTATCCTCACTTCCGATACGCGAAAGAAAACCTGCACCGCCAGCTTCGAGGTCGACGGAAAAAAGGTGACCCTCGCCGGATCCGCCAAAGGCGCGGGCATGATCCAACCCAACATGGCGACCATGCTGGCCTTCGTGACCACTGACATCGCCGCCGACAGCGCCACCCTGAAGTCGCTTCTCTCCGAAGTTGTGAAGCGGACTTTCAATGCGATCACCGTCGATGGCGACATGAGCACCAACGATACCGTCCTGGTTTTGGCCAATGGCGAATCGGGTGTATCGCTTGATGGCGCTTGCCTCGAGTCCTTCAAGGAGGCGTTGTTTCGGATTTGCGACGCCCTTGCCGACAAGATCGTGGCGGATGGGGAGCGCATCACCAAGGTAGTGGAGCTGCTCATATCGGGAGCGGACTCCGAACAGGGCGCGGAAAACATCGCCCGGGCCATTGGCAACTCGTTGCTAGTCAAAACCTCCTGGTTTGGAAACGATCCGAACTGGGGCCGGTTGATGGATGCCCTCGGCTACGCAGATTCCGAATTCGATCCGGACGGGATCGATATCCACTACGGAGATGTTCCTGCTCTTGTATCCAGCACTCCGATACCCGAAAACAAGCCGAAATGGAAGGAGATCGTCAGCCAGAAACGCTTCACCATTCGCATCGACTTGCATGCCGGAGACGCTTCCTATCGCCTGCGGGCCACCGATTTGACCGAAGGCTACGTCGACTTCAACAAGAGCGAGTAG
- a CDS encoding ABC transporter permease has protein sequence MKTILALIGKDARHFAGDKTAVLLTFFVPFFVIFLIGNIFSGADGNGGLTTKIELAVLDLSPDQSGAGLIEAMQADEGLEIITQIEQEGAEPIPFTRESIRQGIVDHHYNFALIIPENFVKEEGLGVRLEFLSNPKNNVEAQMINGLIQKNIFTGLPKVFAKQADAMQAEFLGDDNYRLFLDGLAALINLSSDEADLNLSGDDMSLTAFLESMEEMNEAEGESGGGAGDMLADLVVFEEDQVYGKEVQNPYLTRMVGGYAIMFLLFATTGSASSLFEERNAGMFLRLFSMPVKRTHILWSKYLFNMMLGTVQAIALFVGANLIFGVQIYDNFLNLLIVAICSASACTAFGMLLASISKSQQSAQGFGTLLIISMSALGGAWFPVTWMPEPMQLFSKFTIVYWGVEGFLGALWEKASFVELLPILGTILAISVLLNAVSIWRFKTGDLFR, from the coding sequence ATGAAAACCATTCTCGCTCTCATCGGCAAAGACGCTCGTCATTTCGCGGGCGACAAGACCGCGGTCCTGCTCACATTCTTCGTGCCCTTCTTCGTCATCTTCCTGATCGGCAACATCTTCAGCGGAGCGGACGGAAATGGAGGATTGACCACAAAAATCGAACTGGCCGTTCTCGATCTGAGTCCCGATCAGAGCGGAGCCGGGCTGATCGAGGCCATGCAAGCGGACGAGGGGCTGGAAATCATCACCCAGATCGAACAGGAAGGCGCCGAGCCGATCCCATTCACCCGAGAGAGCATTCGCCAAGGCATCGTGGACCATCACTACAATTTCGCCCTGATCATTCCGGAGAATTTCGTGAAGGAAGAGGGGCTGGGCGTGCGGCTGGAGTTTCTTTCCAATCCGAAAAACAACGTGGAAGCCCAGATGATCAACGGGCTCATCCAGAAGAACATCTTCACCGGCCTTCCCAAAGTCTTCGCCAAGCAGGCCGACGCCATGCAGGCGGAATTTCTAGGCGACGACAACTATCGCCTCTTTCTGGACGGCCTCGCGGCCCTGATCAACCTCTCCTCCGACGAGGCGGACTTAAACCTGAGCGGCGATGACATGTCCTTGACCGCCTTCCTGGAAAGCATGGAGGAGATGAACGAAGCGGAAGGCGAAAGCGGCGGCGGGGCTGGCGACATGCTAGCGGATCTCGTGGTTTTCGAAGAGGATCAGGTTTACGGAAAAGAAGTCCAAAACCCCTACCTGACCCGCATGGTGGGCGGCTACGCCATCATGTTCCTGCTGTTCGCCACCACCGGCAGCGCCTCCTCGCTCTTCGAAGAACGAAACGCGGGCATGTTTCTGCGCCTGTTTTCCATGCCGGTCAAACGCACCCACATCCTCTGGTCGAAGTACCTCTTCAACATGATGCTCGGCACCGTGCAGGCCATCGCCCTCTTCGTGGGGGCCAACCTGATCTTCGGGGTGCAGATCTACGACAATTTCCTGAACCTGCTCATCGTGGCCATTTGCAGCGCTTCAGCCTGCACCGCCTTCGGCATGCTGCTGGCCTCCATCTCGAAAAGCCAGCAATCGGCCCAAGGCTTCGGCACCTTGCTCATCATCAGCATGAGCGCCCTGGGCGGAGCCTGGTTTCCGGTCACCTGGATGCCCGAGCCCATGCAGCTGTTCAGCAAGTTCACCATCGTCTACTGGGGTGTGGAAGGCTTCCTGGGAGCGTTGTGGGAAAAGGCCTCCTTCGTGGAGCTGCTTCCCATCCTCGGCACCATTCTCGCGATCTCCGTCTTGCTGAACGCCGTGAGCATCTGGCGCTTCAAGACCGGCGACCTCTTTCGCTGA
- a CDS encoding ABC transporter ATP-binding protein: MTALLASQLSKSFGPIKALDQLDLAIEDGSFFGLLGPNGAGKSTFMSLVSGFQKPDSGTLQLFGVALDAENLQQKKTIGFAPQHIALYPEFTAEKNLSFFGKLYGLSGKDLAHRIDSVLDIAQLADRRRSRVKDFSGGMKRRLNIACALLHQPRILLCDEPTVGVDPQSRNAIFDTLRAMKEQGMTVVYSTHYMEEAERLCDTIAIIDQGRILRRGTLEELLSDLPHDTLISLRRGTLAEPQLAALSQFGTVRESGHHYQLQPGETFKLSRFFGWAEEQDIPAQTFQIQRPSLEDLFLHLTGRDLRE, translated from the coding sequence ATGACTGCCCTTCTCGCTTCCCAACTGAGCAAATCCTTTGGCCCCATCAAAGCGCTGGACCAGCTCGATCTCGCCATCGAAGACGGTTCCTTCTTCGGACTGCTAGGTCCCAACGGGGCCGGCAAAAGCACCTTCATGAGCCTGGTTTCCGGATTCCAAAAGCCCGATAGCGGCACGCTGCAGCTCTTCGGAGTCGCCCTGGACGCGGAAAACCTCCAGCAGAAGAAGACCATCGGCTTCGCTCCGCAGCACATCGCGCTCTACCCGGAATTCACCGCGGAAAAGAATCTTTCCTTCTTCGGCAAGCTCTACGGGCTCAGCGGCAAGGACCTGGCCCACCGCATCGACTCGGTGCTAGACATCGCCCAGCTCGCCGATCGGCGCCGCTCGCGAGTGAAGGACTTCTCAGGCGGCATGAAACGACGGCTCAACATCGCTTGCGCCCTGCTGCACCAGCCCCGCATCCTGCTTTGCGACGAGCCCACGGTCGGCGTCGACCCGCAATCTCGAAATGCCATCTTCGACACCCTGCGGGCCATGAAGGAGCAAGGCATGACAGTGGTCTACTCAACCCACTACATGGAAGAGGCGGAACGTCTGTGCGACACCATCGCCATCATCGATCAAGGCCGGATCCTGCGCCGCGGCACTCTGGAGGAGCTCCTCAGCGACCTGCCGCACGACACCCTCATTTCCCTGCGCCGTGGGACGCTGGCCGAGCCCCAACTCGCCGCCCTTTCCCAATTCGGAACGGTGCGCGAAAGCGGGCACCACTACCAGCTGCAGCCCGGCGAAACCTTCAAGCTTTCCCGCTTCTTCGGCTGGGCGGAGGAGCAGGACATACCCGCGCAAACCTTCCAGATCCAGCGTCCCTCCCTAGAAGACCTTTTCCTCCACCTCACAGGCCGCGATCTGCGCGAGTAG
- a CDS encoding SLC13 family permease, whose protein sequence is MTWQIALVLFVLVAMLASFIWERIPAELTALAGLCILIASGVLSTDQALASFSNSAPIAVGAMFVLSAALEKGGAIQILAKRLKGLGKRGAYLTLPALVLVVAAVSAFINNTPVVVVFLPVVLSLAKQMEVPASKLLIPLSYASIFGGTCTLIGTSTNIVVSSVAQANGLRPLSMFELAGIGVPLLITGTLYLVLYGYRILPHRETLTSILNDEERREYMLEGFIAEDSPLIGRSLSALTNFKGSGLRPLEVIRHGVSIQRDPLTIELHEGDRILVAASARVLSQAHASADDSLSSLLGAFGMEPIAAAQGSLIEVAIRAETELADCSFNQLNFRQRYRLAPIAIHRNNINLEENIANIPLRAGDILLLVGSTEAIQALRQNPDFVVIDETPMETKQGLGPLLLSVATIAGVIIVSSFGLIPIAGAAIIGSVFLLLCGCLTTQEAYKSIHWPILFIIFAMLGVSQALDSSGASRLIAQSLVSTIDTFVTPAWQPLVLLAGIYLITTTLTEVLSNNATAVLMTSLAIGAAEALGVDARPFIIAVAAAASASFATPIGYQTNTYVYGIGGYRFTDFMKIGIPLNIVSFIIALVVIPLLWSF, encoded by the coding sequence ATGACCTGGCAGATCGCCCTCGTGCTCTTCGTTCTCGTCGCGATGTTAGCGAGCTTCATCTGGGAACGCATTCCCGCCGAGCTCACCGCGCTGGCCGGACTTTGCATCCTGATCGCGAGTGGAGTGCTCTCCACCGACCAGGCTCTGGCGTCGTTCTCCAATTCCGCCCCCATCGCCGTCGGAGCCATGTTCGTGCTCAGCGCCGCCCTGGAAAAAGGCGGCGCCATCCAGATCCTGGCCAAGCGCCTCAAGGGCCTCGGCAAGCGCGGCGCCTACCTGACGCTTCCTGCCCTCGTCCTGGTGGTGGCCGCCGTTTCAGCCTTCATCAACAACACTCCGGTGGTCGTGGTCTTCCTGCCAGTGGTGCTTTCCTTGGCCAAGCAAATGGAGGTTCCCGCCTCCAAACTGCTCATCCCTCTGTCCTACGCTTCCATTTTCGGCGGCACCTGCACCCTCATCGGCACCAGCACCAACATCGTAGTCAGCTCCGTCGCCCAGGCCAACGGCTTGCGCCCGCTATCCATGTTCGAGCTGGCCGGGATCGGCGTCCCGCTGCTCATCACCGGCACCCTCTACCTCGTCCTCTACGGCTACCGCATATTGCCCCACCGCGAGACGCTCACCTCCATTCTCAACGACGAAGAGCGCCGAGAATACATGCTGGAAGGCTTCATCGCCGAGGATTCGCCGCTGATCGGCAGATCCCTATCGGCCCTGACCAACTTCAAAGGCAGCGGCCTGCGTCCCCTCGAAGTGATCCGCCACGGCGTTTCCATCCAGCGCGATCCGCTAACCATCGAACTCCATGAAGGCGACCGCATCCTCGTCGCCGCCAGCGCTCGCGTGCTTTCGCAGGCCCACGCCTCCGCGGACGACTCCCTGTCCTCCCTGCTCGGAGCGTTCGGGATGGAACCCATCGCCGCCGCCCAAGGCAGCCTCATCGAAGTGGCGATCCGCGCCGAAACCGAGCTGGCAGACTGCAGCTTCAACCAGCTCAATTTCCGACAACGCTACCGCCTAGCCCCCATCGCCATCCATCGCAACAACATCAACTTGGAGGAAAACATCGCCAATATCCCGCTCCGAGCTGGAGACATCCTCCTACTCGTCGGCAGCACCGAAGCCATCCAAGCCCTGCGACAAAACCCGGACTTCGTAGTGATCGACGAAACCCCCATGGAGACGAAACAAGGCCTCGGTCCGCTCCTGCTATCCGTGGCGACCATCGCTGGCGTGATCATCGTCTCCAGCTTCGGGCTCATTCCCATCGCAGGCGCAGCCATCATAGGCTCCGTCTTCCTGCTGCTCTGCGGCTGCTTGACCACTCAGGAAGCGTACAAGTCCATCCATTGGCCCATCCTCTTCATCATCTTCGCGATGCTTGGAGTGAGCCAGGCCCTCGACTCCAGCGGGGCCTCGCGCCTGATCGCCCAATCGCTGGTTTCCACCATCGACACTTTCGTGACGCCCGCTTGGCAGCCCCTGGTGCTTCTGGCCGGCATCTACCTCATCACCACCACGCTGACCGAAGTGCTATCCAACAACGCCACAGCGGTGCTCATGACCAGCCTGGCCATCGGAGCCGCCGAGGCGCTCGGCGTGGACGCCCGCCCCTTCATCATCGCGGTGGCGGCAGCGGCATCGGCGAGCTTCGCGACTCCCATCGGCTACCAGACCAACACCTACGTCTACGGGATCGGCGGCTACCGTTTCACCGATTTCATGAAGATCGGCATTCCGCTCAACATCGTCTCCTTCATCATCGCTCTCGTGGTCATCCCCCTGCTCTGGTCGTTCTGA
- a CDS encoding argininosuccinate synthase has product MKIVLAYSGGLDTSVLVRWLKDHYNAEIVTFAADVGQEEELDGLEEKAKATGASEHYTLDLKDEFAKDFIFPMLRANAIYEGQYYLGTSIARPLIAKAHIDLARKVGADAVAHGATGKGNDQVRFELGYAALAPDLKIISPWRMEVFRKAFPGRKEMIQYCADNNINVEASASKPYSMDRNSLHISYEAGILEDPWFDPTTPENKKMYKLTVDPEDAPNQAQYIELDFEKGDCTAIDGQKVTPAEAIYKLNKIAGKHGIGRVDIVENRFVGMKSRGVYETPGGTILMMGHKQVESLTMDRDLEHLRDSLIPKYAELVYNGFWFAPEREALQAFIDNSQKSVTGTVRLKLYKGNVTTVGRKSPYSLYDENVASMEGVQSTYNPDDATGFIRLQGLRLRARAATQSQFIEK; this is encoded by the coding sequence ATGAAAATCGTACTCGCATACTCGGGCGGACTCGACACTTCGGTGCTCGTTCGCTGGCTCAAGGACCACTACAATGCGGAAATCGTGACCTTCGCTGCTGACGTCGGCCAGGAAGAAGAGCTGGACGGTCTGGAGGAAAAGGCCAAGGCCACCGGCGCTTCCGAGCACTACACGCTCGATCTAAAGGACGAGTTCGCCAAGGATTTCATCTTCCCGATGCTTCGGGCCAATGCGATCTACGAAGGCCAGTACTACCTCGGCACTTCCATCGCTCGCCCCCTCATCGCCAAGGCTCACATCGATCTGGCCCGCAAGGTGGGCGCCGACGCGGTCGCTCATGGAGCCACCGGAAAGGGCAACGATCAGGTGCGTTTCGAGCTCGGCTACGCCGCTCTCGCTCCTGACCTGAAGATCATTTCCCCGTGGCGCATGGAAGTTTTCCGCAAGGCTTTCCCGGGCCGCAAGGAGATGATCCAGTACTGCGCGGACAACAACATCAACGTGGAAGCGTCGGCATCCAAGCCCTACTCCATGGACCGCAACTCGCTGCACATCTCCTACGAAGCCGGTATCCTGGAGGATCCTTGGTTCGACCCGACCACGCCGGAAAACAAGAAGATGTACAAGCTCACCGTCGATCCCGAGGACGCGCCGAATCAGGCTCAGTACATCGAGCTCGATTTCGAAAAGGGCGACTGCACTGCCATCGATGGCCAGAAGGTCACGCCAGCCGAAGCGATCTACAAGCTCAACAAGATCGCGGGCAAGCATGGCATCGGCCGGGTGGATATCGTGGAAAACCGCTTCGTCGGCATGAAGAGCCGCGGTGTTTACGAAACGCCAGGTGGCACGATTTTGATGATGGGCCACAAGCAGGTCGAGTCGCTCACCATGGACCGCGACCTCGAGCACTTGCGCGACAGCTTGATTCCGAAGTATGCGGAACTGGTATACAACGGTTTCTGGTTCGCGCCCGAGCGCGAAGCCCTGCAGGCCTTCATCGACAATAGCCAGAAGAGCGTCACCGGAACGGTACGTCTCAAGCTCTACAAGGGCAACGTAACCACCGTGGGTCGCAAGTCTCCGTACTCGCTCTACGACGAGAACGTGGCCTCGATGGAAGGCGTGCAGTCCACCTACAATCCGGACGACGCGACTGGTTTCATCCGCTTGCAAGGTCTACGCCTTCGGGCTCGCGCCGCGACGCAGAGCCAGTTCATCGAGAAGTAG
- the argF gene encoding ornithine carbamoyltransferase, giving the protein MQHFLKETDLTLNQASEVFSLAASFKKGRGRHTPPALKGQTWAMIFSKSSTRTRVSFDVGIHELGGHPIFLNKGDIQLGRGESIYDTANVLSRFVHGLIVRTYEHAEVEELANLGSIPVINALTDYLHPCQIYTDAFTMSERWSDGGNHFESLKGKKIAYFGDTANNIANSWILGAAMFGMELLLSGPVGYEPGEEIKATLAESGYVPTWSFTTDPEEAARDADVLYTDTWVSMGQEKESAERINVMKPYSVTSDLMKLGKKDALFMHDLPAYKGMEAQEDVLYGPQSVIFDEAENRLHTQKAIMAVLAEAARR; this is encoded by the coding sequence ATGCAACACTTCCTAAAAGAGACGGACTTGACCCTGAACCAAGCGAGCGAGGTCTTCTCGCTCGCCGCTAGTTTCAAGAAGGGTCGCGGTCGCCACACCCCACCCGCTCTCAAGGGCCAGACTTGGGCCATGATTTTCTCCAAGTCCAGCACCCGTACCCGCGTTTCCTTCGATGTGGGCATTCACGAGCTCGGCGGCCATCCAATCTTTCTCAACAAGGGCGACATCCAGCTCGGCCGCGGAGAATCGATCTACGATACCGCCAACGTGCTGTCCCGTTTCGTGCACGGCTTGATTGTGCGGACCTACGAGCATGCGGAAGTTGAGGAGCTGGCGAATCTTGGCAGCATCCCGGTCATCAACGCCTTGACCGACTACCTGCACCCCTGTCAGATCTACACCGACGCCTTCACCATGTCCGAGCGCTGGTCCGACGGCGGCAATCACTTCGAATCCCTCAAAGGCAAGAAGATCGCCTACTTCGGCGATACCGCCAACAACATCGCCAACTCATGGATCCTCGGCGCCGCCATGTTCGGCATGGAGCTGCTTCTCTCCGGACCGGTTGGCTACGAGCCGGGCGAGGAGATCAAAGCCACCTTGGCTGAAAGCGGCTACGTGCCAACTTGGAGCTTCACCACTGACCCAGAGGAAGCGGCTCGCGATGCTGACGTGCTCTACACCGATACTTGGGTGAGCATGGGGCAGGAGAAGGAGTCGGCCGAGCGCATCAATGTGATGAAGCCCTATTCGGTGACCTCCGATTTGATGAAACTCGGCAAGAAGGATGCCCTCTTCATGCACGACCTGCCCGCTTACAAGGGCATGGAAGCCCAAGAGGACGTGCTTTACGGTCCGCAGTCGGTCATCTTCGACGAGGCGGAAAACCGCCTGCACACCCAGAAAGCCATCATGGCGGTGCTGGCTGAGGCAGCCCGCAGATAA
- the argB gene encoding acetylglutamate kinase — MNMQEIISKAAVLVEALPYVQNFRGSIFVIKYGGSFMDDPDPEIRARVAGDIAFLSAVGIHAVVVHGGGKAITRALAEKNIETKFVNGLRFTDGETVSVVRDVLSRQVNSEVCEMLQIRKDHPLGIPGENVLQCEKLDTDVNGDPADLGYVGNITTVKAKIIKKAIKDGYTPVISPIAVDEKGQYYNVNADVAAACVASALRARRLVYMSDVPGLLSDPKNLDTLISTLKVGQVNKLKKDGTISAGMLPKIDSAIKALDAGVHRVHFIDGRLPHSLLLEIFTDTGIGTEIIQ; from the coding sequence ATGAACATGCAGGAAATCATTTCCAAAGCTGCCGTACTGGTGGAGGCTTTGCCATACGTGCAGAATTTTCGGGGATCTATCTTCGTTATCAAATACGGAGGTAGTTTTATGGACGATCCGGACCCGGAGATTCGGGCGCGGGTCGCTGGCGACATTGCTTTCCTCTCCGCAGTGGGTATCCACGCGGTCGTCGTTCATGGTGGCGGCAAGGCCATCACGCGGGCTCTCGCGGAGAAGAACATCGAAACGAAGTTCGTCAACGGTTTGCGCTTCACGGATGGAGAAACCGTTTCCGTGGTTCGGGATGTGCTCAGCCGGCAGGTGAACAGTGAAGTTTGCGAGATGCTGCAGATCCGCAAGGATCATCCCCTAGGAATTCCTGGTGAGAACGTGCTCCAGTGTGAAAAACTGGATACGGATGTAAACGGTGATCCTGCGGATTTGGGCTACGTGGGAAATATCACCACGGTCAAAGCGAAGATCATCAAGAAAGCGATCAAAGACGGCTACACTCCGGTCATCTCTCCCATCGCCGTGGACGAGAAGGGGCAGTACTACAATGTGAACGCCGATGTCGCAGCCGCCTGCGTGGCTAGCGCTTTGAGAGCTCGACGCTTGGTCTACATGAGCGATGTTCCAGGGCTTCTATCAGATCCCAAGAATTTGGATACGTTGATTTCTACCTTGAAGGTGGGTCAGGTCAACAAGCTGAAGAAGGATGGAACCATCAGCGCTGGAATGCTGCCAAAGATCGACAGCGCCATCAAGGCTCTGGACGCGGGCGTGCACCGTGTCCACTTCATCGACGGGCGCCTCCCGCATAGCCTTCTTCTGGAAATCTTCACCGATACCGGCATCGGCACGGAAATTATCCAATAA
- a CDS encoding aspartate aminotransferase family protein: MTTQNTEQLYKDNVLGNYGLPPITFTRGRGVRVWDDAGKEYIDFCSGIAVLTLGHSHPKHVSAIQAQAAELIHVSNLYRNQKQALLAAELNRKAGGGGKVFFCNSGAEANEALIKLSRLYGKAKSGQEAKQFKVIVAEKAFHGRTFGGMSATPQEKIQGGFRPLVPGFETAPLNDLPAFEKAVDESTSAIFVETIQGEGGVNPCEIEFLQGLRALCDEKGILLLIDEVQCGIGRSGTFFAFEEAGIRPDAIGMAKGLGGGVPIGAVWIDDKHASLFHAGSHGTTFGGTPLICAAALATLEVLDEEQLLQNVRTNGTYFVEQLAALKAEFPSYVLDVRGRGYMLGIQIAEVPLEMVVKLREAGLVVPPAGGNVIRFLPPLIASKADIDEALAIVKNVVASRVAELSATPA, from the coding sequence ATGACTACACAAAACACCGAGCAGCTTTATAAGGATAACGTACTCGGCAATTATGGATTGCCGCCTATCACGTTTACCCGAGGCCGCGGCGTGCGTGTATGGGACGATGCGGGCAAGGAGTACATCGATTTCTGTTCCGGCATCGCAGTATTGACCCTTGGACATAGCCACCCGAAGCATGTATCCGCGATTCAAGCGCAAGCGGCGGAGCTCATCCATGTCAGCAACTTGTATCGCAATCAAAAACAGGCTTTGCTGGCTGCCGAACTAAACCGGAAAGCCGGTGGCGGCGGAAAGGTGTTTTTCTGCAACAGCGGAGCGGAGGCCAACGAGGCGCTGATCAAGCTTTCGCGTCTCTATGGAAAGGCCAAGTCAGGTCAGGAGGCGAAGCAGTTCAAGGTGATCGTGGCGGAAAAGGCCTTCCATGGCCGGACCTTCGGCGGCATGAGCGCCACGCCTCAGGAGAAGATTCAAGGCGGATTCCGCCCTTTGGTGCCGGGATTCGAGACGGCTCCGCTCAACGATTTGCCGGCCTTCGAAAAGGCGGTCGACGAGTCGACCAGCGCCATTTTCGTGGAGACCATCCAGGGAGAAGGGGGAGTGAATCCGTGCGAAATCGAGTTTCTTCAGGGCTTGCGGGCGCTTTGCGACGAAAAAGGAATCTTGCTGCTCATCGACGAGGTGCAGTGCGGTATCGGAAGATCGGGTACGTTTTTCGCCTTCGAAGAGGCGGGCATTCGCCCCGACGCGATTGGCATGGCGAAGGGGCTCGGCGGAGGCGTTCCCATCGGCGCGGTTTGGATCGACGACAAGCATGCGTCGCTCTTCCACGCAGGCTCGCATGGCACGACCTTTGGCGGCACGCCTCTGATCTGCGCCGCGGCGCTAGCGACGCTGGAAGTTCTCGACGAAGAGCAGCTCCTGCAGAACGTGCGGACGAACGGAACGTATTTCGTCGAACAGTTGGCAGCGCTAAAGGCCGAGTTTCCCTCCTACGTCCTCGATGTCAGAGGACGTGGATACATGCTTGGCATTCAGATCGCCGAAGTTCCGCTCGAAATGGTTGTCAAGCTCAGAGAAGCGGGACTGGTAGTGCCGCCAGCTGGTGGAAACGTGATCCGTTTTCTTCCGCCGCTCATCGCAAGCAAGGCTGATATCGACGAGGCTCTCGCAATCGTGAAGAACGTAGTAGCGTCTCGGGTAGCGGAGTTGTCCGCGACACCGGCGTAA
- a CDS encoding tetratricopeptide repeat protein, with protein MAKKDPSTPSKSDERNIVGPNQVEIQDIEDQVYMIWNDNKGLIIGGVVFIFAVFFGYQGLKVMQASAESSLKEGYQAADTSAQKAAWAEDEKGSALSGFAFKELGDEAYAQGDYSQAETYYREAVKSVETPVLEAANMALAMTLLAQSNTDEAKDILEIISSNPEALNRAEAQYRLAQIAADEGDAATAKALIAAIPESSFFWKSRAQTLEAQLPEA; from the coding sequence ATGGCCAAAAAGGATCCCAGCACTCCCTCCAAGAGCGACGAACGCAACATCGTCGGCCCGAACCAAGTCGAAATCCAGGATATCGAAGATCAGGTCTACATGATCTGGAACGACAACAAAGGGCTCATCATCGGAGGCGTCGTCTTCATCTTCGCCGTGTTCTTCGGCTACCAAGGTCTCAAGGTGATGCAGGCCAGCGCCGAGTCCTCCCTCAAGGAAGGCTATCAAGCCGCCGACACCAGCGCTCAAAAGGCCGCCTGGGCCGAGGACGAAAAAGGCTCCGCCCTCAGCGGCTTCGCCTTCAAGGAGCTGGGCGACGAGGCCTACGCCCAAGGCGACTACTCGCAGGCGGAAACCTACTACCGCGAAGCGGTGAAATCCGTGGAGACCCCCGTGCTGGAAGCGGCCAACATGGCCCTGGCCATGACCTTGCTGGCCCAATCCAATACCGACGAAGCCAAGGACATTCTGGAAATCATCTCCAGCAATCCGGAAGCCCTCAACCGGGCCGAAGCCCAGTACCGCTTGGCCCAGATCGCGGCCGACGAAGGCGACGCCGCCACAGCCAAGGCCTTGATCGCCGCCATTCCGGAATCCTCATTCTTCTGGAAATCGCGGGCCCAGACCTTGGAGGCACAGCTTCCCGAAGCCTAG